A genomic stretch from Neomonachus schauinslandi chromosome 14, ASM220157v2, whole genome shotgun sequence includes:
- the LOC123326636 gene encoding homeobox protein NANOG-like: protein MSADPALPLCPPGPEAPSSRDSSPMPEIYGPEENYASLQMSSAETPHAETVSPLPSSMDLLVQDSPDSSTSPRVKPPPTSGEERTVRKEDTAQGKKQKIRTVFSQTQLYVLNDRFQRQKYLSLQQMQELSNILNLSYKQVKTWFQNQRMKCKRWQKNHWPKESKSVSQNSTPTAEYPGFYSYHQGYLRNTSGNLPIWSNQTWNNPNWSNQTWNSQSWSNHSWNGQSWSNHSWASQTWCPQAWNNQLQNCGEESLQPQIQFQQNSISDLESILETSGESHSVIQQSAKYFSTQQIMDLFPNYSVNIQPEDV, encoded by the coding sequence ATGAGTGCAGATCCAGCTCTGCCCCTATGCCCGCCTGGCCCCGAAGCACCCAGTTCTAGGGACTCTTCTCCAATGCCTGAGATTTATGGGCCCGAAGAAAATTATGCATCCCTGCAAATGTCATCTGCTGAGACACCCCACGCGGAGAccgtctctcctcttccttcgtCCATGGATCTTCTTGTTCAGGACAGCCCCGACTCCTCCACCAGTCCCAGGGTAAAACCACCACCCACttctggagaggagagaacagtGAGGAAGGAAGATACGGCCCAGGGCAAGAAACAGAAGATCAGGACCGTGTTCTCTCAGACCCAACTCTATGTCCTCAATGATCgatttcagagacagaaatacCTCAGTCTCCAGCAGATGCAAGAACTTTCCAACATTCTGAACCTTAGCTATAAGCAGGTGAAGACCTGGTTCCAGAATCAGAGAATGAAATGTAAGAGGTGGCAGAAAAACCACTGGCCAAAGGAGAGCAAGAGTGTGAGTCAGAACAGCACACCAACCGCAGAATACCCAGGCTTCTATTCCTACCACCAGGGATACCTGAGGAACACTTCCGGAAACCTTCCAATATGGAGCAACCAGACCTGGAATAACCCGAATTGGAGCAACCAGACCTGGAACAGCCAGTCTTGGAGCAACCACTCCTGGAATGGCCAGTCTTGGAGCAACCATTCCTGGGCCAGTCAGACCTGGTGCCCCCAAGCCTGGAACAATCAGCTCCAAAACTGTGGAGAGGAATCTCTGCAGCCCCAGATCCAGTTCCAGCAAAATTCCATCAGTGATTTGGAGTCCATCTTAGAAACTTCTGGGGAAAGCCATAGTGTAATACAACAATCTGCTAAGTATTTTAGTACCCAGCAAATAATGGATTTGTTCCCAAATTACTCTGTGAACATACAGCCTGAAGATGTGTGA